A single region of the Polyodon spathula isolate WHYD16114869_AA chromosome 5, ASM1765450v1, whole genome shotgun sequence genome encodes:
- the LOC121315589 gene encoding trifunctional enzyme subunit beta, mitochondrial-like, with amino-acid sequence MASMLAHTIRNCPVNSSWAAYLTARSLSSTSHLQAQVQPKTKKTLSKTGVKNVVLVEGVRTPFLLSGTAYNDLMPHDLARAAFQGLLTRTSLPKDAVDYIIYGTVIQEVKTSNVAREAALGAGFSEKTPAHTVTMACISSNQAMTTGVGLIASGQCDTVVAGGVEFMSDVPIRHSRKMRKTLLSLNKAKTMGQRLALLGKLRLDFFAPELPAVAEFSTSETMGHSADRLAAAFGVTRVEQDEFALRSHTLAKKAQDAGLLSDVIKFKVPGRDTITADNGIRPSSMEQMGKLKAAFIKPHGTVTAANSSFLTDGASAVLLMSEEKALAMGYKPKAYLRDFVYVSQDPKDQLLLGPTYGTPKVLEKSGLTMADIDVFEFHEAFAGQIIANMKAMDSDWFAQTYIGKKSKVGAPPMEKFNNWGGSLSLGHPFGATGCRLVTTAANRMIKEGGQYAVVAACAAGGLGHAMIVEAYPQ; translated from the exons ATGGCATCCATGTTGGCACACACTATCAGAAACTGTCCAGTTAATTCCTCTTGGGCTGCTTATCTCA ctGCAAGATCCCTGAGTTCTACTTCACACCTTCAAGCTCAAG TTCAACCGAAAACCAAGAAGACCCTGTCTAAAACCGGTGTTAAGAATGTTGTTTTGGTAGAGGGTGTTCGTACACCTTTTCTGCTATCTGGAACAGC tTACAATGATTTGATGCCACATGACCTGGCCAGAGCAGCTTTTCA ggGTCTTCTCACGAGAACAAGTCTACCAAAAGATGCTGTTGACTATATCATTTATGGAACGGTTATCCAGGAAGTCAAGACAAGCAATGTTGCAAGAGAG GCTGCCTTGGGAGCAGGATTCTCTGAAAAAACTCCAGCTCATACAGTTACTATGGCATGCATCTCTTCTAATCAGGCAATGACTACAG GTGTTGGTCTGATTGCCTCAGGCCAGTGTGATACCGTGGTAGCAGGAGGAGTGGAGTTCATGTCTGATGTTCCTATTCGTCACAGTCGGAAGATGAGGAAGACCTTGCTGTCACTGAATAAAGCGAAGACTATGGGCCAGAGACTGGCACTTCTCGGCAAACTACGGCTTGATTTTTTTGCACCAGAG CTCCCAGCAGTTGCAGAGTTTTCCACTAGTGAGACAATGGGTCACTCTGCAGACAGGCTTGCTGCTGCCTTTGGAGTTACCCGTGTGGAGCAGGATGAGTTTGCTTTGCGTTCTCACACACTTGCCAAAAAGGCTCAGGATGCAGGCCTTCTTAGTGATGTGATCAAGTTCAAAGTGCCAG GACGGGACACCATCACAGCAGACAACGGGATTAGACCAAGCTCAATGGAGCAGATGGGCAAACTGAAGGCTGCTTTTATCAAGCCCCATGGAACAGTCACTGCTGCAAACTCTTCTTTCTTG ACTGATGGCGCTTCAGCTGTCCTTCTGATGTCTGAAGAGAAAGCACTTGCTATGGGATACAAACCAAAAGCATACCTAAG gGATTTTGTGTATGTATCCCAGGATCCAAAAGATCAGCTTCTGTTGGG CCCAACATATGGTACTCCTAAAGTTCTTGAGAAGAGTGGTTTGACAATGGCTGATATTGATGTTTTTGAGTTCCATGAAGCATTTGCA gGACAGATCATCGCTAACATGAAAGCTATGGACTCTGACTGGTTTGCACAAACCTATATTGGCAAGAAATCGAAG GTCGGTGCTCCTCCCATGGAGAAGTTTAACAATTGGGGTGGGTCCTTGTCTTTGGGACATCCATTTGGGGCCACAGGCTGCCGACTGGTAACAACTGCAGCAAACAGAATGATTAAGGAAGGAGGACAGTATGCTGTTGTAGCTGCCTGTGCTGCAGGAGGACTG ggtCATGCCATGATTGTGGAAGCCTATCCCCAGTAA